One genomic window of Candidatus Woesearchaeota archaeon includes the following:
- the trxA gene encoding thioredoxin, with product MTVKHITTMAEFQKEVLDSDKPTIVDFWAEWCGPCRMLGPIFEAVATERDDIVFVKVDVDEAQEIAGKYGIMSIPSILIIKEGEVVDQQMGAVPKDVLNSFIDKNIK from the coding sequence ATGACAGTAAAACATATAACAACTATGGCAGAATTTCAAAAAGAAGTTCTTGATTCTGACAAACCAACAATCGTTGATTTTTGGGCAGAGTGGTGTGGTCCTTGTAGAATGCTTGGTCCTATTTTTGAAGCAGTTGCAACTGAGAGAGATGATATAGTCTTTGTAAAAGTTGATGTGGATGAAGCGCAAGAAATTGCAGGAAAATATGGTATCATGAGTATTCCTTCCATATTAATAATTAAAGAAGGTGAAGTAGTTGATCAACAAATGGGAGCTGTTCCTAAAGATGTTCTGAATTCTTTCATTGATAAAAACATTAAATAA
- the rnhB gene encoding ribonuclease HII: MYKVIGIDEAGKGPVLGSMFIGFSIINLANGLKDLNEYQDNLKSIGVKDSKLLTSKKRNELYQILKDTMDLKYAQITPALIDSNNAQGGKLNELEVDAIVKILESEKPDLVMIDALTANPEKFGQDILKKLSFEPKMISENKADVKYTIVGAASIAAKELREQELEEIRKNIGIDCGSGYPADPKTKAFLKEHYESKEFDFIFRKSWQTYKNLVGDKTNKSLLDF, encoded by the coding sequence ATGTATAAAGTAATTGGAATTGATGAAGCTGGAAAAGGGCCAGTTTTAGGTTCTATGTTTATTGGTTTTTCTATAATTAATTTAGCTAATGGTCTAAAAGATTTAAATGAGTATCAAGATAATTTGAAAAGTATTGGAGTAAAAGACTCGAAACTTCTAACATCAAAAAAAAGGAATGAACTTTATCAAATTTTAAAAGACACTATGGATTTAAAATATGCTCAAATAACTCCTGCTTTAATTGATTCAAATAATGCTCAAGGAGGTAAATTAAATGAACTTGAAGTTGATGCTATTGTAAAAATATTGGAATCAGAAAAACCTGACCTAGTAATGATTGATGCACTAACAGCAAATCCTGAAAAATTTGGACAAGATATTCTTAAAAAATTATCTTTTGAACCAAAAATGATTTCTGAAAATAAAGCAGATGTAAAATACACAATAGTTGGAGCAGCATCAATTGCAGCTAAAGAATTACGAGAACAAGAACTTGAAGAAATTAGAAAAAATATTGGAATTGATTGTGGAAGTGGTTATCCTGCTGACCCAAAAACTAAAGCTTTTCTAAAAGAACACTACGAATCAAAAGAATTTGACTTCATATTTAGAAAGTCTTGGCAAACCTATAAAAATTTGGTTGGTGATAAGACAAACAAATCTTTGTTAGATTTTTAA
- a CDS encoding histidine phosphatase family protein, whose amino-acid sequence MKLILVRHGQTDLNTKRVYQGKRTDKELNEVGIGQVKKTAEFLKDFDFDLIISSPLKRAMKTAQIINEFHNKEIKTLDEITERDFGDFEGESYDNVDYPKVKKDDTYEKFSVERPTIFRERVEKFLDEIHKEHFGKTILVVSHGGTLKMLLSILKKIPWEVGVYEIKKPNASISIIDIDEKRELKNHDIGNVEHLD is encoded by the coding sequence ATGAAATTAATTCTAGTAAGACATGGACAGACTGATTTAAATACTAAAAGAGTTTATCAAGGAAAGAGAACTGATAAGGAATTAAATGAAGTTGGTATTGGCCAAGTTAAGAAAACTGCGGAGTTCCTTAAAGATTTTGATTTTGACTTAATTATATCTTCCCCACTTAAGAGAGCAATGAAAACTGCTCAAATTATTAATGAATTTCATAATAAAGAAATTAAAACTTTGGATGAAATTACTGAGAGAGATTTCGGAGATTTTGAGGGAGAGAGCTATGATAATGTAGATTATCCGAAAGTTAAGAAAGATGATACTTATGAAAAATTTAGTGTTGAACGCCCAACAATTTTTAGAGAAAGAGTTGAAAAGTTTTTAGATGAAATTCATAAAGAACATTTTGGTAAAACCATATTAGTTGTTTCACATGGAGGAACTTTAAAAATGCTTCTTTCAATTCTTAAAAAAATCCCTTGGGAAGTTGGAGTTTATGAAATTAAAAAACCTAATGCTTCAATTTCAATTATTGATATTGATGAAAAAAGAGAATTGAAGAATCATGATATTGGTAATGTTGAACATCTAGATTAA
- a CDS encoding metallophosphoesterase yields MNNSDIELILEKFDIELIEKLEFESENQKLDFLNKLESIARKDIKLKVINNDLKEIINDFDLNEDNIKKLQKINWEDFTEIILSAKNNKRKKRIYENFILFIKSEIGLHVPEKPLHDKSLIDGKIDESGYRIDPKIFEKEDNFDIEEDTLRKAKEFGVDITFDYTTRGKKTTVNDFVLYFTKRLEYFTNLLEGRVNADNVMRISKLKDLFETNTVVTVIGLVSEIIETKNGHIMLTIEDKGGEIKCFINKDKKELLKIVAGLCLDEGIGILGKVGKNIIWTDEIIIPSPPNNSELKKTENGGYVACLSDIHFGSKVFVDEAFQKFIDWINGNTSSDELNELAKKVKYIVIAGDIIEGIGVYPGQGEDVRIFSTELQYHDAARWLSQIPKDKCIIIIPGNHDTSRLSEPQLKLSYEKTYALYNMENVIMVSNPSTVCLFSKDPSGGLDFYLYHGGSFFYYADKIQHLREKGGVKSPEEVVKYLLEKRHLAPSHGSTLYVPDSQNDPLVIKKMPDFFITGHTHKMSLANYKGCSIISCGCWVEMSDYQEKMGMYPDIGKVILVNTRTRKPQILNFYTEK; encoded by the coding sequence ATGAATAATAGTGATATAGAATTAATTCTAGAAAAATTTGATATAGAACTTATAGAAAAATTAGAATTTGAAAGTGAAAATCAAAAACTTGATTTTTTAAATAAACTTGAGAGTATTGCTAGAAAAGATATTAAATTAAAAGTTATAAATAATGATTTGAAAGAAATTATTAATGATTTTGATCTTAATGAAGATAATATTAAAAAACTTCAAAAAATTAATTGGGAAGATTTCACAGAAATAATTCTTAGTGCAAAAAATAATAAAAGAAAAAAGAGAATCTATGAAAATTTTATTCTTTTTATTAAAAGTGAAATTGGACTTCATGTTCCTGAAAAACCATTACATGACAAGTCATTAATTGATGGAAAAATAGATGAAAGTGGTTATAGGATTGACCCTAAGATATTTGAAAAAGAAGATAATTTTGACATTGAAGAAGATACTTTAAGAAAAGCTAAAGAGTTTGGAGTAGATATAACTTTTGACTATACTACGAGAGGTAAAAAAACTACAGTTAATGATTTTGTTTTGTATTTCACAAAAAGACTGGAATATTTTACTAACCTCCTAGAGGGTAGAGTTAATGCAGATAATGTTATGAGAATTTCTAAGCTTAAAGATCTTTTTGAAACAAATACAGTAGTTACAGTTATTGGACTTGTTTCAGAGATTATTGAAACAAAAAATGGACATATTATGCTTACTATTGAAGATAAAGGTGGAGAGATTAAATGTTTTATTAACAAAGATAAAAAAGAACTCTTAAAGATAGTTGCAGGACTTTGTTTGGACGAGGGTATTGGAATTTTAGGCAAAGTTGGAAAGAATATTATCTGGACTGATGAAATAATTATCCCTTCTCCACCTAATAACTCTGAACTTAAAAAAACTGAGAATGGTGGTTATGTTGCATGTCTTTCGGATATACATTTTGGTTCAAAAGTTTTTGTTGATGAGGCATTTCAAAAATTTATTGATTGGATTAATGGAAATACTAGTTCAGATGAACTTAATGAGCTTGCTAAAAAAGTTAAATATATAGTCATTGCAGGAGATATAATTGAAGGTATAGGAGTTTATCCAGGACAAGGAGAGGATGTTAGAATTTTTTCAACAGAATTACAATACCATGATGCTGCAAGATGGCTTTCTCAAATTCCAAAAGATAAATGCATTATTATAATTCCAGGAAATCACGATACTTCTCGTTTATCAGAACCACAACTTAAATTATCTTATGAAAAAACATACGCTTTGTATAATATGGAAAATGTTATTATGGTTTCGAATCCTTCAACTGTTTGTCTTTTTTCAAAGGATCCTAGTGGAGGATTAGATTTTTATTTGTATCATGGAGGTAGTTTTTTTTATTATGCAGACAAGATACAACACTTAAGGGAAAAAGGTGGAGTTAAGTCTCCTGAAGAGGTTGTAAAGTACCTTCTTGAAAAGAGACACCTAGCACCATCACATGGATCTACACTTTATGTTCCTGATTCGCAAAATGATCCTTTAGTTATTAAAAAAATGCCTGATTTTTTCATTACAGGACATACACATAAAATGAGTCTTGCCAATTATAAAGGATGTTCGATAATTAGTTGTGGATGTTGGGTAGAGATGAGTGATTATCAAGAAAAAATGGGAATGTATCCAGATATTGGAAAAGTTATCCTAGTTAATACTAGAACTAGAAAACCACAAATATTAAATTTTTATACGGAGAAATGA
- a CDS encoding AarF/UbiB family protein: protein MAKITREKFKVYSGVFDEFTLNTLEFLKRKNYYDKFGKPIKTGKEGDVYSAVKGEEIRAIKIYRLTNANFKKISEYINRDFRFRNIKGNLRKSILVWVQKEYRNLSICHKANMNVPYPYKQSNNIIIMEYIEGGMLKDIPLSNPEEFFDLLIEQMYIMKHEAKLIHGDLSEFNIMVKDDLPVIIDMGQAMTIKNNDDFKEFYDLYERDVKNVVRYFNKRYSLNVSEEETFQKLL, encoded by the coding sequence GTGGCTAAAATTACTAGGGAAAAATTTAAAGTATATTCAGGAGTATTTGATGAATTTACTTTAAATACATTAGAATTTCTGAAAAGAAAGAATTACTATGACAAATTTGGAAAACCTATTAAAACTGGAAAAGAAGGTGATGTCTATTCAGCAGTAAAAGGGGAAGAAATAAGAGCAATTAAAATTTACAGATTAACTAATGCTAATTTCAAAAAAATTTCTGAATACATCAATCGTGATTTCAGATTTAGAAACATTAAAGGTAATTTAAGAAAATCAATTTTAGTTTGGGTACAAAAAGAATATCGTAACCTTTCAATATGTCATAAGGCTAACATGAATGTTCCTTATCCTTACAAACAATCGAATAATATAATTATTATGGAGTACATTGAAGGAGGAATGTTAAAAGATATTCCTCTTTCAAATCCTGAAGAATTTTTTGATTTATTAATTGAACAAATGTATATTATGAAACATGAAGCAAAACTAATTCATGGAGACCTTTCAGAATTTAATATAATGGTGAAAGATGATTTGCCAGTAATTATTGATATGGGTCAAGCAATGACAATAAAAAATAATGATGATTTCAAAGAATTTTACGATTTATATGAAAGAGATGTTAAAAATGTTGTAAGATATTTTAACAAAAGATATTCTCTTAATGTATCTGAAGAAGAAACTTTTCAAAAACTTTTATGA
- a CDS encoding 30S ribosomal protein S8e: MASSQFRSKKQVSGKRYIPVRKKRAQDMVGIPALTSIDRLRLKLKRVAGGNQKKSLLSTDKVCVSDLGKTQTLKILDVENNPANINFTRRNLITKGAIVKTEKGNVKITSRPGQSGSLFGVLIK, encoded by the coding sequence ATGGCAAGTTCACAATTTAGATCAAAAAAACAAGTATCAGGTAAGAGATATATTCCAGTTAGGAAAAAAAGAGCCCAAGATATGGTAGGAATTCCTGCTTTAACTAGTATTGATAGACTTAGATTAAAACTTAAAAGAGTTGCTGGTGGAAACCAAAAGAAATCATTATTATCAACTGATAAAGTTTGTGTTAGTGATTTAGGTAAAACTCAAACACTTAAAATTTTAGATGTAGAAAATAACCCTGCAAATATTAACTTTACAAGAAGGAACCTTATTACTAAAGGTGCTATTGTTAAAACTGAGAAAGGTAATGTTAAAATTACTTCAAGACCAGGTCAATCAGGTTCATTATTTGGTGTATTGATTAAATAA
- a CDS encoding 50S ribosomal protein L15e, producing the protein MGYLKYIKEAWKKPKENLGESYKGMLVQWRRENSIERVEYPTRIDRARSLGYRAKQGFVIVRSRVKRGGKKNPSIKKGRDGGNTSSKIVQAKNYLWIAEERVQKKFPNLEVLNSYWVGQDEIHYWYEIILVDIYHPQIASDKKIGWIVSNKHTKRVFRGLTSGAKKSRGLRNKGMGAEKVRPSLNANGGRLR; encoded by the coding sequence ATGGGATATTTAAAATATATTAAAGAAGCATGGAAAAAACCTAAAGAAAATTTAGGTGAGAGTTACAAAGGTATGCTAGTTCAATGGAGAAGAGAGAATTCAATCGAGAGAGTTGAATACCCTACTAGAATTGATAGAGCAAGATCTTTAGGTTATAGAGCAAAGCAAGGTTTTGTTATTGTAAGATCTAGAGTTAAAAGAGGAGGAAAGAAAAATCCTTCAATTAAAAAAGGAAGAGATGGTGGAAATACTTCATCAAAAATTGTACAAGCTAAAAACTATCTATGGATAGCAGAAGAGAGAGTGCAAAAGAAATTCCCTAATTTAGAAGTTTTAAACTCATATTGGGTAGGTCAAGATGAAATTCATTATTGGTATGAAATTATTTTAGTTGATATATATCATCCACAAATTGCATCAGATAAGAAAATTGGTTGGATTGTTTCAAATAAACATACAAAGAGAGTATTTAGAGGACTTACTTCAGGTGCTAAAAAGTCTAGAGGTTTAAGAAATAAAGGAATGGGTGCTGAAAAAGTAAGACCTAGCCTAAATGCTAATGGAGGAAGATTAAGATAA
- a CDS encoding S8 family serine peptidase: MFSSSSSIFAKEKSMNEFNGIELKTKFKINEGQLKSFSTDSENKNEYYLIQFNSKLNEKTKLELEKDGVIFYDYIPDNSYLVKFDSQKKSKILSSKDINWYGKYLSEYKIDKKINLSNNELIEVLVNPHKDIDLVLLKSTLKNNDAVLEILGDTKFLILINVSNIQDIANLNEVKYIEKYSKPELFNINARVTTNVNFIWDNLGLYGEGQKIAIADSGLDTGVNDASMHDDFEGRIIGITDLWGAGPDDDSSHGTHVAGTVLGDGNLSGSNPSLDDYKTSNAGVAPKAKVYSQAFEDTGLALEGVPADLFDLFNPMNSIDIKTHTNSWGNTACNGIYNINSVSSDQFMWDNQDFTILFAAGNDGPTPSTMACPATAKNVITIGASNTSGAFAIAEFSSRGPTNDSRIKPDLVAPGAMVFSTLSQIVYPGIYYGGFGGTSMATPHVAGVVLLMREHLNSTKGISNPSSSLIKALLINGADDITGTRPDNDQGWGQVNLKNSISPSQPGKIFFYDNTTGFLIESNYTYDFEIKDDSLPLRITLVWTDYPSTEIATENLVNDIDLILNTPDGTIYFGNDFSAPFNNEKDDINNVEGIEILIPQIGNYSLNVSAFNIITGPQTYSLVMSYAQSSPKILKIDSPENIIYNTSRINFNITLDDIGLVEFSLDDGITNITMQTLDDIEFNYTLSNIPDGNYNVTFYAKNLSNVLSDTRKQAFIVDTIKPTITVNSPNSFKYSSLYIIFNITSNEFSQMWFSVDNGTTNTSMQTIDNLSFTYNFSIQNNNNYSIIFYAQDVVGNLNQTQKINFSVDSKSPKISINSPQNINYSNINSTILNITLDEIGLAWFSTNNGITNTSMQNLDSLTFTYNLTGLIDGIYNLIFYANDTIGNLNSTSIQFRIDNGILNMSIDSFSNNSQINTSKLSIYFNATTNKELSKITYTINSFTYDIFDKYSLNYIETDLDLIEYGNQNISFYIEDLFGNSKTLIYNLNIISDLSGVINDTDGDGVNNSIDNILGNETNIQTNLNDLTLEVNNSINLTKIFNTTYNVSIKENNSIVVEFLNNFSSNKLDFSNVTIKKDNSSNLSKLLLRGINLESTKTKTLYLDLIGNTTKDNSLCLKDEVVYDFSQITSTCSGSSETYIYEIPYSENGYIVTYTNSTNRTVKIQGLSHSAITQSCTEDWSDVDWETTCTSDSQTGTTIDNNNCGTTFTKPVTTQSCTSPVDNEEEEESNTASSSTDDGDDEYIITTDDDDEDEEEIINNTIEGLRSTIKNSYSFSVGRTGGINDGFKGVEKIKIKDKIWLRTLIEFEHDFSDSELDLSKFDFEYSQTNKSYIIVKGLDLGTKTKKVRIKALDNTNKICIKDEEVNSIEEISLTCDSVNEYLVNCDSIQTNEGYTCIIDEEYYYVLGLKHSAVLEYVEPEKSISEVVTIDETSNNLDSSNIVLSDSLSSNSKISILKISLYAFIGIFLSIIGILIILRISKNGEDESDDESKMTESRVLNHVDPNNPKAKKAFFKNESKDNLKGEKILISNYKQAKMDIDKITTKTKKKFVDNDSFSDIHGYKSAKEYVKSHKESHDKKVLYESLISSKYSKDIIDQVFKEEFVDDDNQK, from the coding sequence ATGTTTTCATCCTCATCTTCAATTTTTGCTAAAGAAAAATCTATGAACGAATTTAACGGTATAGAACTAAAGACTAAATTTAAAATTAATGAAGGGCAGTTGAAGAGTTTTTCAACAGATAGTGAAAATAAAAATGAGTATTATCTTATTCAATTTAATTCTAAGTTAAATGAAAAAACAAAATTAGAATTAGAAAAAGATGGGGTAATATTTTATGACTATATTCCTGATAATTCTTATCTTGTGAAATTTGATTCTCAAAAGAAATCAAAAATTCTATCTTCTAAAGATATTAATTGGTATGGTAAGTACTTATCTGAATATAAAATTGATAAAAAAATAAACCTTTCAAATAATGAGTTAATTGAAGTGCTAGTTAATCCTCATAAAGATATTGATTTAGTTTTATTAAAATCAACTTTAAAAAATAATGATGCAGTCTTAGAAATATTAGGTGATACGAAATTTCTTATTTTAATAAATGTTTCCAATATTCAAGACATTGCAAATTTGAATGAAGTAAAATATATTGAAAAATATTCTAAGCCCGAACTCTTTAATATCAATGCAAGAGTAACTACTAATGTAAATTTTATTTGGGATAATCTAGGACTATATGGAGAAGGTCAAAAAATTGCAATTGCAGATTCAGGATTAGATACTGGAGTAAATGATGCCTCTATGCATGATGATTTTGAGGGAAGAATAATTGGAATTACTGACTTGTGGGGAGCTGGTCCTGACGATGATTCATCTCATGGGACTCATGTTGCTGGAACAGTTTTAGGAGATGGTAATCTTAGTGGAAGTAATCCTAGTTTAGATGATTATAAAACTTCAAATGCTGGAGTAGCACCAAAAGCAAAAGTTTATTCTCAAGCATTTGAAGATACAGGACTTGCTTTGGAAGGAGTACCTGCCGATTTATTTGACTTATTCAATCCAATGAATTCTATTGACATTAAAACTCATACTAATAGTTGGGGAAATACTGCTTGTAATGGTATTTATAATATAAATTCAGTTTCATCAGATCAATTTATGTGGGACAATCAAGATTTTACAATTTTATTTGCTGCAGGAAATGATGGTCCTACTCCTTCAACAATGGCATGTCCTGCAACTGCTAAAAATGTTATAACTATAGGTGCATCGAATACAAGTGGCGCATTTGCAATTGCTGAGTTTAGTTCTAGAGGACCAACTAATGATTCAAGAATTAAGCCTGACCTTGTAGCACCAGGAGCAATGGTATTTTCAACATTATCCCAAATAGTATATCCTGGAATTTATTATGGTGGTTTTGGTGGAACTTCAATGGCAACGCCTCATGTTGCAGGAGTAGTTCTTCTTATGAGAGAACATTTAAATTCAACTAAAGGGATATCTAATCCTTCATCATCTCTAATTAAAGCATTATTAATTAACGGTGCAGATGACATTACTGGAACAAGGCCAGATAACGACCAGGGGTGGGGGCAAGTCAATTTAAAGAATTCAATTAGTCCAAGTCAACCTGGAAAAATATTTTTTTATGACAATACAACAGGATTTTTAATTGAATCAAATTATACTTATGACTTTGAAATAAAAGATGACTCTCTTCCTCTAAGAATTACTCTTGTGTGGACAGATTATCCTAGTACTGAAATTGCAACAGAAAATTTAGTAAATGATATAGACTTAATTCTTAATACTCCTGATGGAACAATATATTTTGGGAACGATTTTTCAGCACCATTTAACAATGAAAAAGACGACATTAATAATGTTGAAGGAATAGAGATATTAATTCCTCAAATTGGAAATTATTCCTTAAATGTATCTGCATTTAATATTATAACTGGACCTCAAACATATTCTTTAGTAATGTCTTATGCACAAAGTAGTCCTAAGATTTTAAAAATTGATTCACCAGAAAATATTATTTACAATACTTCTAGAATAAACTTCAATATAACTTTGGATGATATTGGTTTAGTTGAATTTTCATTAGATGATGGGATAACAAATATAACTATGCAAACTTTAGATGATATTGAGTTCAACTACACTTTATCAAACATTCCTGATGGAAATTATAATGTAACTTTTTATGCAAAAAATCTCTCAAATGTTTTATCTGATACTCGAAAACAAGCATTTATAGTTGACACAATTAAACCAACAATTACTGTAAATTCTCCAAATAGTTTTAAATATTCATCATTATATATAATATTTAATATAACTTCCAATGAGTTTTCTCAAATGTGGTTTAGTGTAGACAATGGAACTACAAATACAAGCATGCAAACTATTGATAATTTATCTTTTACATATAATTTCTCAATTCAAAATAACAACAATTATTCAATAATTTTCTATGCTCAAGATGTGGTTGGAAACTTAAATCAAACTCAAAAAATTAATTTTTCAGTAGATTCTAAATCACCAAAAATATCAATTAATTCTCCACAAAATATTAACTATTCAAATATAAATTCAACAATATTAAATATAACTTTGGACGAGATAGGTTTAGCATGGTTTAGTACTAATAATGGAATTACTAATACTAGTATGCAAAATCTGGATAGTTTAACTTTCACATATAATTTAACAGGTTTAATTGATGGAATTTATAATTTAATTTTCTATGCAAATGACACTATAGGGAACTTAAATTCAACTTCAATTCAATTCAGAATTGATAATGGAATTTTGAATATGTCTATTGACTCTTTTTCAAACAATTCACAAATTAATACTTCAAAACTTTCAATTTATTTTAATGCCACAACAAATAAAGAATTATCAAAAATAACTTACACAATAAATTCATTTACTTATGATATCTTTGACAAATATTCTTTAAACTATATTGAAACAGACTTAGACTTAATTGAATACGGAAATCAAAACATTAGCTTCTATATTGAGGATTTATTTGGAAATTCAAAAACTTTAATATATAATTTAAACATTATTTCAGATCTCTCAGGAGTAATAAATGATACTGATGGAGATGGAGTTAATAATTCAATTGATAATATATTAGGTAATGAAACAAACATTCAAACTAATTTAAATGATTTAACTCTAGAAGTTAATAATTCTATTAATTTAACTAAGATTTTTAACACAACATATAATGTATCTATAAAGGAAAATAATAGTATTGTAGTAGAATTCCTAAATAATTTTTCGAGTAATAAATTAGATTTCTCCAATGTAACAATAAAAAAAGATAACTCATCCAACTTATCTAAATTACTTTTAAGGGGAATTAATTTAGAATCAACAAAAACAAAAACTCTTTATTTAGACTTGATTGGAAATACAACAAAAGATAATAGTTTATGCTTAAAAGATGAAGTAGTATATGATTTTTCACAGATAACTTCAACTTGTTCAGGTTCATCCGAAACATATATCTATGAAATTCCATATTCTGAAAATGGATATATTGTAACTTATACAAATTCAACTAATAGGACTGTAAAAATTCAAGGTTTATCTCATTCAGCTATAACTCAGTCGTGTACTGAAGATTGGTCAGATGTTGATTGGGAAACCACTTGTACTAGTGATTCTCAAACTGGAACTACTATTGATAATAATAATTGTGGCACAACTTTCACTAAACCTGTAACTACACAAAGTTGCACATCTCCTGTTGATAATGAAGAGGAAGAAGAATCAAATACTGCAAGTTCTAGTACAGATGATGGCGACGATGAGTATATTATAACTACTGATGATGACGATGAAGATGAGGAAGAAATAATTAACAATACTATTGAAGGTTTAAGAAGTACAATTAAAAATTCTTATAGTTTTAGTGTAGGTAGAACTGGTGGAATTAATGATGGATTTAAAGGTGTTGAAAAAATCAAAATAAAGGATAAAATTTGGTTAAGAACTTTAATTGAATTTGAACATGATTTTTCAGACTCAGAATTAGATTTAAGTAAATTTGATTTTGAATACTCTCAAACAAATAAAAGTTATATAATTGTTAAAGGATTAGACCTTGGAACTAAAACTAAAAAAGTTAGAATTAAAGCTTTAGATAATACTAATAAAATTTGTATTAAAGATGAAGAAGTAAATTCGATTGAAGAAATTAGTTTAACTTGTGATTCTGTAAATGAGTATTTAGTTAATTGTGATAGTATTCAAACAAATGAAGGATACACCTGTATTATTGATGAAGAATATTATTATGTGTTAGGTCTAAAACATTCAGCAGTTTTAGAATATGTTGAACCTGAAAAGTCTATCTCTGAAGTTGTGACTATTGATGAAACTTCAAATAATTTAGATTCTTCTAATATAGTTTTATCTGATTCATTAAGTTCAAATTCAAAGATTAGTATCTTAAAGATTTCATTATATGCTTTTATTGGAATTTTTTTATCAATTATTGGTATTTTGATAATTCTTAGAATCTCGAAAAATGGTGAGGATGAATCTGATGATGAATCTAAAATGACTGAATCTAGAGTTCTTAATCATGTTGATCCAAATAATCCTAAAGCTAAAAAAGCATTTTTTAAAAATGAAAGTAAAGATAATCTCAAAGGAGAAAAAATCTTAATTAGTAATTACAAACAAGCAAAAATGGATATTGATAAGATAACTACAAAAACTAAAAAAAAGTTTGTAGATAATGATAGTTTTTCTGATATTCATGGTTATAAATCTGCAAAAGAATATGTAAAATCTCATAAGGAAAGTCATGATAAAAAAGTACTTTATGAATCTTTAATTTCTTCTAAATATTCAAAAGATATAATTGATCAAGTTTTCAAAGAAGAGTTTGTTGATGATGATAATCAAAAATAA
- the rpl3p gene encoding 50S ribosomal protein L3, with protein sequence MAAPSTRKRGSKQFWPRVRANKPTAVVNSWDSKILPKESNFLGFPGYKVGMTNIGIIDNFSHTLTKGTEINTAVTVLECPPIKVLSVRLSGLDEYGNMQVLKEVQAQVKDKYLNRKIDVQKKSSVIPSVDELIKFAQEYEVYDVKAKVMTTPSATTIGKKKPEILELGVSGSIEEKITFVMSKLGQEIKVGDVYTGGELVDSHGITIGYGHQGAVKRFGVKLTSHKSEKKRRHAGNVGAWTPSRVLTTIPMPGQHGYHERTEWNKWIIKVSSDSSVINPDSGFTGYGLVKSDYLLIKGSIQGPRRRLITFVRATRPNARYPKIAPQITYISR encoded by the coding sequence ATGGCAGCTCCAAGCACAAGAAAAAGAGGTAGTAAGCAGTTCTGGCCAAGAGTCAGAGCAAATAAGCCTACTGCCGTTGTAAACAGTTGGGATTCTAAAATTTTACCTAAAGAGAGCAATTTCTTAGGTTTTCCCGGCTATAAGGTAGGTATGACAAATATCGGTATTATAGACAATTTTTCTCACACTTTAACTAAAGGAACAGAGATTAATACTGCGGTGACAGTATTAGAATGTCCTCCAATTAAAGTTTTATCAGTTAGATTGAGTGGACTTGACGAGTATGGAAACATGCAAGTTTTAAAAGAAGTTCAAGCTCAAGTTAAGGATAAATATTTAAACAGAAAAATTGATGTTCAGAAGAAATCTTCTGTAATTCCAAGTGTTGATGAATTAATTAAATTTGCACAAGAGTATGAAGTGTATGATGTTAAAGCGAAAGTTATGACAACTCCTTCTGCTACAACTATTGGAAAAAAGAAACCAGAGATATTAGAACTTGGTGTTTCAGGTTCTATTGAAGAGAAAATCACTTTTGTGATGTCTAAATTAGGACAAGAAATAAAAGTTGGTGATGTGTATACTGGTGGAGAACTAGTAGATTCACATGGAATTACAATAGGTTACGGTCATCAAGGTGCTGTGAAAAGATTCGGTGTAAAACTGACTTCGCATAAATCCGAAAAAAAGAGAAGGCACGCAGGAAATGTTGGTGCATGGACTCCTTCAAGAGTTTTGACAACAATTCCTATGCCTGGTCAACATGGTTACCATGAGAGAACAGAATGGAATAAATGGATAATTAAAGTTTCTTCAGACTCAAGCGTGATTAATCCTGATTCAGGTTTTACTGGATATGGTTTAGTTAAGAGCGATTACTTACTAATTAAAGGAAGTATTCAAGGACCTAGAAGAAGATTAATAACATTTGTTAGAGCTACAAGGCCAAATGCGAGATATCCAAAGATTGCTCCGCAAATCACATATATTAGCAGGTAA